The following is a genomic window from Chthoniobacterales bacterium.
CGCAGTTCGTTCGTGGTCGCGGAGGTCATCGGGTTGTAAAGAATATGATTTTCCCCGGGTGCGGATCTGTGGGGTTTTTTGCCCAGTTGGATACGTCCTATTCATGGCGGTCGCCGGGACTCTCTCCCTTTTCTTCGCCGAATGCTGCGGACGTGCGCCGGGTTTCGCAGGGCGATTCGCCGAATTTCCTGCGGTAATCCGCGGCGAAGCGTCCGAGGTGCGCGAATCCCGCTTCCAGCGCGGCGCTGGTCACGGAGTGCCTTGTGTTCTCTTGCTGCAGCAGACGCCGTGCTTTTTGCAGCCGCAGGTCGCGAAGGTAAGCGAGCGGTGCGGTGTCGAAGTGCAGGAGGAAATTTTTCTGCAAGGCGCGCAGTCCGAGTCCGCATCGCGCCGCAAGGTCGCCCACGGTGACGGGTTCCGGATGATCGAGCGTGGCCCAATCGCGAAGTTCGCTCACCTTGCGGCGACCGATCATCGGATCGGGACGGCGGAAACCCGGTGCGAACTCCATGAGCGCCGCACCCAACGCGCATGCGAACATGTTCTGGAAATTGCGCAGGAAAACCGCGCGAAGGTCTCCGGCCGTTTGTTCGGCCTCGTGCGCCGCGGCGAAAGCCAGTTCGCGCAGATGCGCCCCGTGCTTCCTGCCCAGCGCTTTCACGCCGACCGGTGGCGCGCAGTCGGCACCCAAGGCGCGGGCGACGGCGCTTTGCTTCATGGCTACAAGCAGAATGGCGGCATCCTGAACGGCCGCGTGCACATGCGCGCCGGGACAAAGGAGCAAGTGCGCTTCGTCACAGAGAGTCTGTCC
Proteins encoded in this region:
- a CDS encoding helix-turn-helix transcriptional regulator; its protein translation is MNRKRPKSVSEVTKPAPPLLRSLPCYHFDSAADGEQKGPQVARTFKMRGRVRNVLAKLTLPQGVLVAAAVAGESSFDLEIDREIFMCRFSIDGHTRYESEGQTLCDEAHLLLCPGAHVHAAVQDAAILLVAMKQSAVARALGADCAPPVGVKALGRKHGAHLRELAFAAAHEAEQTAGDLRAVFLRNFQNMFACALGAALMEFAPGFRRPDPMIGRRKVSELRDWATLDHPEPVTVGDLAARCGLGLRALQKNFLLHFDTAPLAYLRDLRLQKARRLLQQENTRHSVTSAALEAGFAHLGRFAADYRRKFGESPCETRRTSAAFGEEKGESPGDRHE